In the Arachis ipaensis cultivar K30076 chromosome B10, Araip1.1, whole genome shotgun sequence genome, one interval contains:
- the LOC107620268 gene encoding uncharacterized protein LOC107620268, with amino-acid sequence MDVRYGVAVDAIDDYVCIGESTTIECLKKFVEGVILVFEDKYSQKPNSNDVRCLLQMAEGRGFPGIVSGSNNDINVLDCSPIFDDILNDHALEIVFILNGPHLSNQSQSYKGKNASYLHNIKKGKENMWNEHSECCKNALQLYVV; translated from the exons ATGGATGTTAGATATGGTGTTGCAGTTGATGCTATTGATGATTATGTGTGCATAGGCGAGAGCACTACAATTGAATGCTTGAAAAAATTTGTTGAAGGTGTCATTTTAGTGTTCGAGGATAAATACTCGCAAAAACCAAATTCAAATGATGTACGATGCTTGCTACAAATGGCAGAGGGTCGTGGATTTCCTGGCAT AGTTTCTGGTTCAAATAACGATATCAACGTGTTAGATTGTTCACCAATATTCGATGATATTCTAAATGACCATGCTCTAGAG ATTGTATTTATCCTGAATGGGCCACATTTGTCAAATCAATCTCAAAGCTATAAGGGGAAAAACGCAAGTTATTTGCACAATATCAAAAAGGGCAAAGAAAATATGTGGAACGAACATTCGGAGTGTTGCAAGAACGCTTTGCAATTATACGTGGTCTAG
- the LOC107620269 gene encoding glutathione S-transferase T3-like, producing the protein MIQSSPNLQYSDFANPRGLDAINLNDDDIENRRQDSIQHWHWKEDELLISAWLNVSIDPIGAISCKKKWYKINKTVAQFAGCYDKASRNIRSDSNADDIKELAYKLYSANYGQKLTFERHWNMLRLEQKWRSQLPTQSGGSKRTKISTTGAYSSSSNLETPLVDEIGVDSPGVTSVYSMIQKKKISIKALSQLLVDGSTEIEKQDMIAFSKITLQMSWCIMLTFFDGNFE; encoded by the exons ATGATACAATCTAGCCCAAATTTGCAATATTCAGATTTTGCCAACCCTCGTGGATTAGATGCTATCAACCTCAATGATGATGACATTGAAAATCGTAGGCAAGATAGTATTCAACACTGGCATTGGAAAGAGGATGAGTTGTTGATCAGTGCATGGTTGAATGTCTCAATTGATCCTATA GGGGCAATTTCATGTAAGAAAAAATGGTATAAGATCAATAAGACAGTTGCACAATTTGCTGGTTGCTACGATAAAGCTAGTCGAAACATAAGGAGTGATTCGAATGCTGATGATATAAAGGAGTTGGCCTATAAACTTTATTCCGCAAATTATGGTCAAAAATTAACTTTTGAGAGGCATTGGAATATGCTTCGTTTGGAGCAAAAATGGAGAAGCCAACTACCTACACAAAGTGGAGGCTCAAAGAGAACCAAGATTAGTACAACTGGAGCatactcatcatcatcaaatttAGAAACACCGTTGGTTGACGAAATCGGTGTAGACTCTCCT ggtgttacaagtgTTTATTCGATgattcagaagaagaagatatcGATAAAAGCTCTATCCCAACTCCTTGTAGATGGATCAACAGAGATTGAGAAGCAGGACATGATCGCATTTTCCAAGATTACTTTGCAGATGAGCTGGTGCATAATGCTGACATTTTTCGACGGAAATTTCGAATAA